From a region of the Catharus ustulatus isolate bCatUst1 chromosome 11, bCatUst1.pri.v2, whole genome shotgun sequence genome:
- the LOC117001530 gene encoding collagen alpha-2(I) chain-like produces the protein MAIQTPSTKTQHKRLSPKLALLAVLKQAGHCLLSFFGVYFHCSYHCSPPKLHQLPETPLSSAARVETAAEPRVDVSPLTHCEQGRERRAPKCPCGCSHPLFAPVHCSPGVSPGHRTAPASLLSSQHRPSSAGASHSSGAEEPAGTCRSWPAECPRTRTRAGQQRAGAFGAAGCRAALLAARSGCRGPRSGRGRGASPAVRGGWGEIPGGQCGAGGLAGPGQPPPARAARGSPAEAPAGPGAQSVAAPPGTRCPLCQGTASPLPRASAAPIEMRELLRFLPAKNKEAAAFIKAGPEEYGSDKFV, from the exons ATGGCTATACAGACTCCATCCACAAAGACTCAGCACAAGAGGCTCAGCCCTAAGCTCGCTCTTCTCGCAGTTTTAAAACAAG ctgggcactgcttACTGTCCTTCTTTGGTGTATATTTTCACTGCTCATACCATTGCTCTCCACCAAAACTCCACCAATTGCCCGAGACACCTCTTTCGTCCGCAGCTCGAGTGGAGACAGCGGCTGAGCCG CGTGTTGATGTTTCGCCTCTTACTCACTGCGAACAAGGCAGGGAGCGGCGTGCGCCGAAGTGCCCGTGTGGCTGCTCTCACCCGCTATTCGCACCGGTTCACTGCTCCCCGGGGGTCAGTCCCGGGCACCGAACGGCCCCGGCCTCTCTCCTCTCGTCCCAGCACCGGCCCAGCTCTGCCGGTGCCTCCCATTCGAGCGGGGCAGAGGAGCCGGCGGGGACCTGCAGGTCCTGGCCAGCCGAGTGCCCCCGGACCCGCACAAGGGCCGGGCAGCAGCGAGCCGGGGCCTTTGGAGCCGCCGGCTGCAGGGCAGCGCTGCTCGCGGCCCGGAGCGGCTGTCGGGGGCCCCGGagcggccggggccggggggcgaGCCCGGCAGtcagggggggctggggggagatCCCCGGCGGCCAGTGCGGGGCTGGGGGTCTCGCCGGGCCCGGGCAGCCCCCGCCGGCACGGGCGGCCCGCGGGAGCCCCGCCGAGGCGCCGGCCGGTCCGGGCGCGCAGAGCGTGGCGGCACCGCCCGGCACCCGCtgccctctgtgccagggcacagcctcccccctgccccgcgCCTCGGCGGCACCCATCGAAATGCGGGAACTACTTCGCTTTCTCCCGGCGAAGAacaaagaagcagcagctttcaTTAAGGCTGGACCAGAGGAATACGGATCTGACAAGTTTGTTTAA